A stretch of Chitinophaga caeni DNA encodes these proteins:
- a CDS encoding DEAD/DEAH box helicase — MNGIAYFKELTNCFESKLDIKSKYRRLRNLLEAICKQLTAKDSIQFSNFFSRLNYVCRELNLPASKTYLLQTFRYHSQQVLHHQFEPGEAQVLQDIKSIGYAIEHFYQVPFPPSLLEGLPEVDIFEPSRKIKGKKLPLVRVEVIEILDEIIYALDKDGLSDEALCISLQRDEYAKNFQQLIWKGAQLNLVDVTVDEDSVYYPEMLILEPNYLVDISSLAECCKEYGSHPLYYIQGRLSAVPNNKHILLGHAANLFLDEFVTAEPGGNVDYADAMKKVFKSLPFEFSTCDDLLLPEKSHDFFKETKQQFLNIQRIVNKSFSEHRINREEGLLEPSFICEQLGIQGRLDYLQVGGKKQDSFVIELKSGRAPFPADDYSLIGMNHRSQAFLYQVAIQKILGVPYKNLYTYILYSKYGQEAANMRLIRPFMANIKEILHLRNEIVSYEHSIVQAADSSHAVSRLLDQVTASNMILPQFLPGKFVQQYIVPQLKEFQAPLQLASPLAKAYFNAFYAFVCREQYLGKAGDPQYDTHRGVSSLWEAAFDDKMELGEILIDLQIMEHQAASGQPYLVLSIPAIDGESLQNFRTGDIVILYQRNQPSDSVANKQIFKAAIEWVQPGKIKLRLRSRQHNLSVLPLESFYAVEHDYIDVSYQHMFRGLYQFLKANRDRASLILGQRQAMMDHERPLKIPFHHSEAITEVVRKAVQANDYFLIVGPPGTGKTSIALRHLISELLADEEEQILLVAYTNRAVDEICASLDCIDSQPGYIRVGSSLSCDPQFQPRLLHQVIAGCQNREEVRNCIKQHRLFVGTVASIAGKMDLFKLKHFHHLVVDEASQVLEPQLLGILTAKDAEHHNAIDKIIMIGDHKQLPAVVLQNDGQAKIKDEKLHACGLTSLNKSLFERWLLMESSKMENRCFAQLTVQGRMHPEIAAFPNRAFYGGALQLVPTQHQIAQLPYLQVPGNNPLASILAKERLMMFASHEQKNAKSNKIHEEEARIVASLVREFYLLYQHNNLSFNPAKTIGIITPYRAQIALIKRHIHSLDIAVLNDIVVDTVERFQGSQRDIILYATCVNQGYQMDYLANMLEGSDPDQVVDRKLNVAITRAKQQLVIIGNPGVLCQHMVYKAFINHIKDKGYFSDFNSVEGSALKTPA; from the coding sequence ATGAACGGGATCGCATATTTCAAGGAATTAACCAACTGTTTCGAATCCAAGCTCGATATAAAAAGCAAGTATAGGCGATTGCGCAATCTCCTGGAAGCCATTTGCAAGCAATTAACAGCGAAGGATAGCATCCAATTTTCTAATTTCTTTTCCCGCTTAAATTATGTTTGCCGCGAATTAAACTTACCGGCTTCAAAAACATACTTATTGCAAACATTCCGGTATCATTCGCAGCAAGTATTGCACCATCAATTCGAACCCGGTGAAGCGCAGGTTTTACAAGACATAAAATCGATCGGTTACGCCATTGAGCATTTTTACCAGGTACCTTTTCCCCCTTCGCTTCTGGAGGGGTTGCCGGAAGTCGACATATTCGAACCTAGCCGGAAGATAAAAGGGAAAAAGCTACCATTAGTGCGGGTCGAAGTTATAGAAATCCTAGACGAAATTATTTATGCATTAGATAAAGATGGGTTATCGGACGAAGCACTATGTATATCGTTGCAACGGGATGAATACGCCAAAAATTTTCAACAGCTAATATGGAAAGGAGCCCAACTGAATCTCGTCGATGTAACCGTGGATGAAGATTCCGTATATTACCCGGAGATGCTCATCCTGGAGCCTAACTACCTGGTAGATATCAGCTCCCTTGCCGAATGTTGCAAGGAATATGGCTCACATCCTCTATATTATATCCAGGGAAGGCTTTCGGCAGTACCCAATAATAAACACATCTTGCTCGGACATGCCGCTAATTTATTCCTGGATGAATTTGTTACGGCAGAACCTGGCGGCAACGTCGATTATGCAGACGCTATGAAAAAGGTGTTTAAATCATTGCCGTTCGAGTTTTCTACTTGCGATGATCTATTGTTACCGGAAAAATCTCATGATTTTTTCAAGGAAACCAAGCAACAATTTTTGAACATACAACGAATTGTAAACAAAAGCTTTTCAGAACACCGTATTAACCGTGAAGAAGGACTGCTGGAACCTAGCTTTATCTGCGAACAGCTAGGCATACAGGGACGGCTGGATTACTTGCAAGTCGGCGGGAAGAAACAGGATAGTTTCGTTATTGAATTAAAATCCGGCAGGGCGCCATTTCCGGCAGACGATTATAGTTTAATCGGCATGAATCACCGTTCACAAGCATTTTTATACCAGGTAGCGATCCAGAAGATACTGGGTGTGCCCTATAAAAATTTATATACTTACATCCTTTACAGCAAATACGGGCAGGAAGCAGCCAACATGAGATTGATAAGGCCCTTCATGGCTAATATTAAGGAGATATTACACTTACGTAACGAAATCGTTTCATACGAACATTCAATCGTCCAAGCAGCAGACAGTTCGCATGCCGTATCGCGGTTGCTGGATCAAGTTACAGCGTCCAATATGATCTTACCACAATTTTTACCAGGTAAGTTCGTGCAGCAATACATCGTTCCGCAACTGAAAGAGTTTCAAGCGCCATTGCAGTTAGCAAGCCCCTTAGCCAAAGCCTATTTCAATGCTTTCTATGCTTTCGTTTGCCGGGAACAATACCTCGGCAAAGCGGGAGACCCTCAATATGATACGCACAGGGGCGTATCTTCCTTATGGGAAGCTGCATTTGACGATAAGATGGAATTAGGGGAAATCCTAATCGATCTTCAAATCATGGAGCACCAAGCCGCATCAGGGCAACCTTACCTCGTTTTATCTATTCCAGCAATCGACGGCGAATCTTTGCAAAATTTCAGAACCGGGGATATCGTCATACTCTACCAACGTAACCAGCCTTCCGACAGTGTTGCCAATAAGCAGATTTTTAAGGCAGCGATAGAATGGGTACAACCGGGAAAAATTAAGCTACGCCTGAGAAGCAGGCAACATAATTTATCGGTATTGCCATTGGAAAGTTTTTACGCGGTAGAACATGATTACATCGATGTTTCTTATCAACATATGTTCCGCGGTTTGTACCAGTTCTTAAAGGCCAACCGTGACCGCGCAAGTTTAATACTGGGCCAGAGGCAGGCGATGATGGATCATGAAAGGCCGTTAAAAATACCTTTCCATCATTCCGAAGCCATCACCGAAGTTGTAAGGAAGGCCGTGCAGGCAAATGATTATTTTTTAATTGTTGGACCACCCGGAACCGGGAAAACTTCGATCGCGTTAAGACATTTGATTTCGGAATTATTGGCAGATGAAGAAGAGCAAATACTACTGGTGGCATATACCAACCGCGCTGTTGATGAAATCTGTGCGAGCTTGGATTGTATAGATTCGCAACCTGGTTATATCCGCGTTGGCTCTAGCCTATCCTGCGATCCACAGTTTCAACCGCGGCTATTGCACCAAGTTATAGCCGGTTGTCAGAACCGGGAAGAGGTAAGGAATTGTATCAAGCAGCACCGTTTATTTGTTGGCACCGTTGCTTCGATAGCCGGCAAGATGGATCTATTTAAATTAAAGCATTTCCATCACCTTGTTGTTGACGAAGCCTCGCAAGTTTTAGAACCTCAACTTCTGGGCATCCTCACGGCAAAAGACGCCGAGCATCATAATGCCATTGATAAGATCATCATGATCGGGGATCACAAACAACTCCCGGCTGTTGTACTCCAAAATGATGGTCAAGCAAAAATAAAAGATGAAAAATTACATGCCTGCGGTTTGACCAGCTTGAACAAATCGCTTTTCGAACGCTGGCTACTAATGGAATCGTCTAAAATGGAGAACCGGTGTTTTGCTCAATTAACCGTGCAAGGCAGGATGCATCCGGAAATAGCGGCATTTCCCAACCGGGCATTTTACGGTGGTGCCTTGCAGCTGGTACCTACCCAGCATCAAATAGCCCAGCTCCCTTACCTCCAGGTACCCGGAAACAATCCACTCGCTAGCATTTTAGCCAAAGAAAGACTAATGATGTTCGCCTCACACGAACAGAAAAACGCTAAAAGCAACAAGATACATGAAGAAGAAGCCCGCATCGTGGCTAGCTTGGTACGGGAATTTTACTTGTTATATCAACATAATAATTTATCTTTTAATCCTGCCAAAACTATCGGGATTATTACTCCGTATAGGGCGCAAATTGCATTGATAAAAAGGCATATCCATAGCTTGGATATAGCGGTACTCAATGATATCGTTGTGGATACCGTGGAACGTTTTCAAGGATCGCAAAGGGATATTATTCTTTATGCAACCTGTGTCAACCAAGGCTATCAAATGGATTATCTCGCGAATATGCTGGAAGGGAGCGATCCGGACCAGGTGGTGGATCGAAAATTGAACGTGGCCATAACGAGGGCTAAGCAACAATTAGTTATTATCGGGAATCCCGGTGTTCTCTGCCAACACATGGTTTACAAAGCGTTTATAAACCATATTAAGGACAAAGGATATTTTAGTGATTTTAATTCCGTGGAAGGCAGCGCCTTGAAGACCCCGGCGTAG
- the pdxR gene encoding MocR-like pyridoxine biosynthesis transcription factor PdxR — translation MISLGELLSIDKQSDTPVYLQISNAIIMLVRRGIFKMGSKLPSSRDLAKQLSINRNTVNAAYEELAAQDWIEIRARVGYFISGKLPGIQPRELGNTNTGNAAATTGNFPLNELPFQFINPVQGGYFPYRIYDGFPDPRLAPLEALLREAKRQVSLASFQPYLRYGSHFGPAPLLDALKNYLHNSRGLKIGEDNLMVTNGAQMGIYLACKVLIKPGDTVIVGEPGYFIANDTFKTAGAKLIQVPVDNDGLQVENLERICKKTSPKLLYVIPHHHHPTTVTLSPERRLQLLALAAKYRFAILEDDYDYDYHYNSNPILPMASLDDHGNVIYIGTLNKLLVPAVRAGFMVGPKNFIQQAAQYRRIIDWQGNSFIENALATIIDNGTLNRHVQKVQKIYHERRDHFCRLLGDELGDAIQFQIPNGGMSVWTKFLYHPLKKISAAAAKKGLKMSDGSEYNTAGIDYNSLRIGFTSFNFAEQESVIKILRSTL, via the coding sequence ATGATATCATTAGGTGAATTATTGTCAATTGATAAACAATCGGATACACCGGTGTACCTCCAAATCAGCAACGCGATCATCATGCTGGTAAGGCGCGGTATCTTTAAAATGGGGAGCAAATTGCCTAGTTCAAGGGATTTAGCCAAGCAACTGTCTATCAACAGGAATACTGTAAATGCAGCATACGAGGAACTCGCGGCGCAAGATTGGATCGAGATCAGGGCGAGGGTAGGTTATTTTATCTCGGGAAAATTGCCCGGGATACAGCCCAGGGAATTAGGGAATACTAATACCGGCAATGCCGCGGCAACAACAGGTAATTTTCCGCTCAATGAACTCCCCTTCCAGTTTATTAACCCTGTACAGGGTGGATATTTCCCATACCGGATTTACGATGGGTTTCCGGATCCCAGGCTTGCGCCTTTAGAAGCTCTCCTGCGCGAAGCCAAACGGCAAGTAAGCCTGGCTTCATTTCAACCATATTTAAGGTACGGTTCCCACTTTGGCCCGGCACCATTACTGGATGCACTAAAAAATTACTTGCATAACTCCCGTGGTTTAAAAATCGGGGAAGATAACCTGATGGTAACAAACGGTGCGCAGATGGGCATATACTTGGCTTGTAAAGTCCTCATCAAACCCGGGGACACCGTGATCGTAGGGGAACCGGGATATTTCATAGCCAACGATACTTTTAAAACCGCCGGCGCGAAGTTAATCCAAGTGCCCGTGGATAATGACGGTTTACAGGTAGAAAACCTGGAGCGCATCTGCAAGAAAACATCACCCAAATTGTTATATGTCATACCCCACCATCATCATCCCACCACGGTAACGCTATCCCCAGAGCGGAGGTTACAATTGCTGGCCTTAGCCGCCAAATACCGGTTCGCGATACTGGAAGATGACTATGATTACGATTATCATTATAACAGTAACCCTATATTGCCTATGGCTAGCTTAGACGATCATGGAAATGTTATTTATATAGGAACGTTGAATAAATTACTCGTTCCCGCCGTCAGGGCAGGATTCATGGTGGGACCGAAGAATTTCATTCAACAAGCGGCACAATACCGTCGCATCATTGACTGGCAAGGCAATTCCTTTATAGAAAATGCATTAGCAACAATTATCGATAACGGGACATTGAACAGGCACGTACAGAAAGTGCAGAAAATTTACCATGAGCGCCGTGATCATTTTTGCCGGTTACTAGGTGATGAACTTGGAGATGCTATTCAATTTCAAATACCGAATGGCGGCATGTCGGTTTGGACAAAATTCCTGTATCATCCCTTAAAAAAAATCAGTGCGGCAGCCGCGAAAAAAGGTCTAAAAATGAGTGATGGCAGTGAATACAATACCGCCGGGATAGATTATAATTCCTTGCGAATCGGGTTTACATCTTTCAATTTCGCAGAACAGGAGAGCGTGATAAAAATTTTGAGATCCACCCTGTAG
- a CDS encoding carboxymuconolactone decarboxylase family protein yields MSTRFRMGHVLPKPYKALVALENTLAEFSLSAVEQEYIRIRASQINGCGYCLDEHFHDALQKGADLQKLVVLAAWREAGDVLTTEEKLIVQITEEVTIMGPDGLPGDTYEKAIALMGQTKVAEIIMCVGVINIWNRIGVSTHLNPVKR; encoded by the coding sequence ATGAGTACTAGATTCCGTATGGGACATGTTTTACCTAAGCCTTATAAGGCCTTGGTAGCTTTGGAAAATACTTTGGCCGAATTTTCATTGAGCGCGGTAGAACAGGAATACATCCGTATCCGTGCCTCCCAAATAAATGGCTGTGGATATTGCTTGGACGAGCATTTTCATGATGCTTTACAAAAGGGGGCCGACTTACAAAAACTTGTTGTTTTAGCTGCTTGGCGGGAAGCGGGCGATGTCTTGACAACTGAAGAAAAGTTAATTGTACAAATTACCGAGGAGGTTACAATCATGGGGCCGGATGGTTTACCTGGTGATACCTATGAGAAGGCAATTGCGTTAATGGGGCAAACGAAAGTGGCTGAAATCATTATGTGCGTAGGCGTGATAAACATTTGGAACAGGATAGGGGTCAGTACGCATTTAAACCCGGTGAAGCGGTAG
- a CDS encoding cyclic nucleotide-binding domain-containing protein, whose product MHKVLLISHDEKLLLTLQSILKLAGYEVMPVQEGHAGIQQALAFQPQVVICHLRMPVIDGFGVLHAFRKDNFLSTIPFIIYHEQWDSAAFRKAMNLGADDFLVSPFDNEELLGLVSNRIQKQEQLRKAYSHQHKENMSAEIAIKMLIKNRNSIRLAAYETVYKQGGTPRDLYYIKSGKVKTVKSHPDGKELVIGLYRGKDFFGYMALLEETPYLATAITMEETELIVIPKEDAEQLLDNSPEIARRLLVMMAHNLTEKEERLVSLAYNSLRNKVATALIHLRNKYQGDKSVPFKISIPRDELASIAGTATESLIRTLHDFKEEELIDITKGKIQLVNEKTLEQIAHQAIR is encoded by the coding sequence ATGCATAAAGTGCTGCTGATTAGCCACGATGAAAAACTGTTGCTTACACTTCAAAGCATCTTGAAGTTGGCCGGGTACGAAGTGATGCCTGTACAAGAAGGTCATGCCGGGATTCAGCAAGCGCTAGCTTTCCAACCCCAGGTAGTTATTTGCCACTTAAGAATGCCGGTTATAGATGGATTCGGTGTTCTGCATGCATTCAGAAAAGATAATTTCCTATCTACGATTCCCTTTATTATTTACCATGAACAATGGGATTCGGCCGCTTTCCGTAAAGCGATGAACCTCGGTGCGGATGACTTTTTAGTTTCCCCATTTGATAATGAAGAACTGTTGGGTCTTGTTTCCAATAGAATACAAAAGCAAGAACAGCTTCGCAAAGCATATTCCCATCAACATAAAGAAAATATGTCGGCTGAAATAGCGATCAAAATGTTGATTAAAAACCGTAATTCCATCCGTTTGGCCGCCTATGAAACGGTTTATAAACAGGGCGGAACTCCCAGGGATTTATATTACATCAAATCAGGGAAAGTAAAAACGGTAAAGTCGCACCCGGATGGGAAAGAGTTGGTTATAGGTTTATACCGCGGTAAGGATTTCTTCGGGTATATGGCGCTGCTGGAAGAAACGCCTTACCTCGCCACCGCCATCACCATGGAAGAAACCGAACTGATCGTAATTCCTAAAGAAGATGCGGAACAATTACTCGATAATTCACCCGAAATCGCGCGGCGATTATTAGTCATGATGGCTCATAACCTGACGGAGAAAGAAGAGCGGCTGGTAAGTTTAGCATACAATTCATTAAGAAATAAAGTGGCTACTGCCCTTATTCACCTGCGCAATAAATACCAGGGCGACAAATCCGTTCCTTTTAAAATATCTATCCCTAGGGATGAGCTTGCCTCCATAGCGGGTACTGCTACCGAGTCGTTGATACGAACTTTACACGACTTCAAGGAAGAGGAGCTCATTGATATTACCAAGGGAAAAATTCAACTGGTCAATGAGAAAACCCTAGAGCAAATCGCGCATCAAGCCATCCGTTGA
- a CDS encoding alpha-L-rhamnosidase has product MKRKLAGLLIGIISIMQPSYSQPRNLRVEYLETPLGIDVPQPRFSWQETGSGNDNYQQEAYRVCLATDPSSLKNQPLWTSGRQHSPGILTSYSGPELQSFTRYYWSVETWGRDGKKSEAVISTFETGMMHQSDWQGSWISDRYSKDEKRAPLFRRSFINHKKIKSARAYIAVAGLYEMYVNGKRIGDHQLDPMYTRFDRRNLYVTYDITDHLLPGENVVGVELGNGWYNHQSTAVWFFDQAPWRNRPAFCMDIRLMFEDGSTETIGTGREWKWTLGPTLFNSIYTAEHYDARLEQPGWNKPGFADSTWHGPIYRSAPSGNIVAQSMQPIRITREIPAVNMKKFSDSNYVFDIGENIAGISSIQVSGKPGTVIRVKHGELLDSLGHVDLSNIIVHYRPKDSTDPFQEDIYILSGNGREFFMPKFNYKGFQYIEVSSDQPISLQREDVKGYFMHSDVKPIGKLHTSDPVINKIWAATNQSYLSNLFGYPTDCPQREKNGWTGDAAIAVETGLYNFDGITVYEKWLADHRDEQQPNGVLPSIIPTGGWGYEWGNGPDWTSTIAVIPWNIYLFYGDAQLLKKSYGHIKSYVNYIDRISPTGVTTWGLGDWVPVKSRTPVALTSTAYYYADVKILATAAKLFGKSGDWEHYNALAEKIKTAFHKEFYNAETGVYADGVQTALSVPLFWGIVPDSLQAKIAAKLAERVAADNYHLDVGLLGTKAILNALSQNGYADVAYKIAAQRDFPSWGWWIQNGATTLFENWPLDATSDISKNHIMFGEIGAWLFKGIGGILPVAEHPGFEQFYLKPHFVTGLDSYESSYQSRYGEIISTWKRKKKKIDYHFSVPPGAKALIQIDIKKGQKIIENGHKVEISGSDAIERGSGDYHWEIK; this is encoded by the coding sequence ATGAAACGTAAGCTGGCAGGACTTCTTATCGGAATAATATCGATCATGCAACCAAGTTATTCACAACCACGGAACCTTCGCGTGGAATACTTAGAAACACCATTGGGGATCGATGTTCCCCAACCGCGTTTCTCGTGGCAGGAAACAGGGTCGGGAAATGATAACTACCAACAGGAAGCCTACCGCGTATGCCTCGCCACGGATCCAAGCAGCTTAAAAAATCAGCCTTTATGGACAAGCGGGCGACAACATTCTCCCGGTATCTTAACCAGTTACTCCGGCCCCGAACTACAATCATTCACCCGCTATTATTGGAGCGTGGAAACCTGGGGCAGGGACGGAAAAAAAAGTGAGGCGGTAATTTCCACTTTTGAAACCGGTATGATGCATCAAAGTGACTGGCAAGGCTCATGGATTAGCGACAGGTATTCAAAGGATGAAAAAAGAGCTCCCTTATTCCGGCGGAGCTTTATCAACCATAAGAAAATAAAATCAGCACGGGCTTATATCGCGGTGGCCGGTTTATACGAAATGTACGTAAATGGTAAACGGATCGGGGATCATCAACTGGACCCGATGTACACCCGTTTTGATAGGAGAAATTTATATGTTACCTATGATATCACTGATCATTTACTACCAGGTGAAAATGTTGTTGGAGTGGAGCTGGGCAATGGCTGGTACAATCACCAATCTACCGCGGTTTGGTTTTTCGACCAGGCGCCTTGGCGCAATAGACCAGCATTCTGCATGGATATCCGGCTCATGTTTGAAGATGGAAGTACGGAAACGATCGGTACAGGCAGGGAATGGAAATGGACTTTAGGCCCCACCCTATTCAACAGCATTTATACGGCGGAACATTATGATGCACGCTTGGAACAACCGGGTTGGAACAAGCCGGGATTTGCTGATAGCACTTGGCATGGCCCCATTTACCGGTCGGCGCCATCTGGCAACATCGTGGCGCAAAGTATGCAACCGATCCGGATCACCCGGGAAATTCCGGCTGTTAACATGAAGAAATTCTCGGATAGCAACTACGTTTTTGATATCGGCGAAAATATTGCCGGGATCAGCAGCATACAGGTTTCCGGTAAACCGGGAACAGTAATCCGCGTGAAACACGGCGAATTACTCGATAGTTTAGGTCATGTCGATTTATCAAACATCATCGTCCATTACCGCCCGAAAGATAGTACGGATCCTTTCCAGGAAGATATTTACATCTTATCGGGAAATGGCCGGGAATTTTTTATGCCGAAATTTAATTACAAAGGATTTCAATATATCGAGGTAAGCAGTGATCAACCTATTTCTTTACAACGCGAAGATGTAAAAGGTTATTTCATGCATAGCGATGTAAAACCTATCGGCAAGCTGCACACCTCCGATCCGGTGATCAATAAAATTTGGGCTGCCACCAATCAATCTTATTTATCAAACCTGTTCGGGTATCCCACCGATTGTCCGCAGCGGGAGAAAAACGGCTGGACAGGTGATGCGGCTATCGCGGTAGAAACAGGATTGTACAATTTTGATGGTATCACCGTATATGAAAAATGGTTAGCCGATCACCGCGATGAACAACAACCTAACGGGGTGTTACCATCCATCATCCCGACAGGCGGATGGGGCTACGAATGGGGAAATGGACCGGATTGGACCAGTACCATCGCGGTCATCCCATGGAACATTTACCTTTTTTACGGAGATGCCCAATTATTGAAAAAATCGTACGGGCATATCAAGAGTTATGTAAATTATATTGACAGGATAAGTCCGACAGGCGTTACAACATGGGGACTGGGCGATTGGGTACCGGTGAAGTCAAGAACACCCGTGGCCTTAACGTCCACCGCGTATTATTATGCCGATGTAAAAATACTTGCAACAGCGGCAAAGCTTTTCGGCAAATCGGGAGATTGGGAACATTACAATGCCTTGGCAGAAAAAATTAAAACGGCCTTTCACAAGGAATTTTATAATGCCGAAACGGGAGTCTACGCTGACGGTGTTCAAACAGCATTGAGCGTGCCATTGTTTTGGGGTATTGTGCCCGATAGTTTGCAAGCTAAAATTGCGGCCAAATTGGCGGAACGGGTAGCAGCAGATAATTATCACCTCGATGTAGGTTTGCTCGGCACCAAGGCTATTTTAAATGCACTCAGCCAAAATGGCTATGCGGATGTTGCTTACAAGATAGCGGCACAAAGGGATTTTCCTTCCTGGGGATGGTGGATCCAAAATGGCGCTACTACATTATTTGAAAACTGGCCGCTCGATGCCACCTCGGATATTTCTAAAAACCATATCATGTTCGGGGAGATCGGCGCATGGTTGTTTAAAGGAATCGGTGGCATTTTACCGGTAGCGGAACATCCCGGCTTCGAGCAATTCTATCTGAAACCACATTTCGTTACCGGCCTGGATAGTTACGAATCCAGTTACCAATCGCGGTACGGCGAAATTATCTCTACTTGGAAAAGGAAAAAGAAGAAAATCGATTATCATTTTAGCGTTCCGCCCGGTGCAAAAGCCTTGATACAAATTGATATAAAAAAAGGACAGAAAATAATTGAAAACGGCCATAAGGTTGAAATTTCCGGTAGTGACGCTATTGAACGTGGTTCCGGCGATTACCATTGGGAAATAAAATAA